A single window of Thermococcus celericrescens DNA harbors:
- a CDS encoding Kae1-associated kinase Bud32, with protein MRMIKQGAEAKIYISEFGEYFGAELIPGETVIVKHRIPKRYRIREIDEKLRKERTVREARVLHRAKEFGVNCPHVYEVNLRDMVIAMEFIGGERLKEHLEEIPIEKRLPLCREIGRQIGKLHEAGIVHGDLTTSNMILREGKVYLIDFGLADFDPTLEAQGVDLHLLKRAMESTHYTWFERGFEAVLEGYAEVRGEEKAEEIKAKIEEIESRGRYRERSWVD; from the coding sequence GTGAGGATGATAAAGCAGGGCGCGGAGGCCAAGATATACATCTCTGAATTCGGCGAGTATTTCGGGGCGGAACTCATTCCCGGCGAAACGGTAATCGTCAAGCACAGGATTCCAAAGCGCTACCGCATAAGGGAGATCGATGAGAAGCTGAGGAAGGAGAGAACGGTTAGAGAGGCAAGGGTTCTTCACCGGGCCAAAGAGTTCGGTGTGAACTGTCCCCACGTTTACGAGGTCAATCTGAGGGACATGGTAATTGCGATGGAGTTCATCGGCGGGGAGAGACTGAAGGAGCACCTCGAGGAGATTCCAATAGAGAAAAGGCTTCCCCTCTGCCGCGAGATTGGAAGACAGATTGGAAAGCTTCACGAGGCGGGCATAGTGCACGGTGACCTGACGACCTCCAACATGATACTCCGGGAGGGAAAGGTTTACCTGATAGATTTTGGCCTGGCGGACTTTGACCCCACCCTGGAGGCCCAGGGCGTCGACCTGCACCTCCTCAAACGCGCCATGGAGAGCACCCACTACACCTGGTTCGAGAGGGGGTTTGAGGCGGTTCTGGAGGGCTACGCCGAGGTCAGGGGTGAGGAGAAGGCCGAGGAAATAAAGGCGAAGATAGAAGAAATCGAGAGCAGGGGAAGATACAGAGAGCGGAGCTGGGTGGACTGA
- the thsB gene encoding thermosome subunit beta, with the protein MAQLSGQPVVILPEGTQRYVGRDAQRLNILAARIIAETVRTTLGPKGMDKMLVDSLGDVVVTNDGATILDRIDLQHPAAKMMVEVAKTQDKEAGDGTTTAVVIAGELLRKAEELLDQNIHPSIIVKGYTMAAEKAQEILEDIAIEVTPDDEETLMRIAMTSITGKNAESHKELFARLAVDAVRQVAEKKDGKFAVDIDNIKIEKKAGESVEESELVRGVVIDKERVHPRMPKRVEGAKIALINEALEVKKTETDAKINITSPDQLMSFLEQEEKMLKEMVDQIAATGANVLFVQKGIDDLAQHYLAKYGILAVRRVKKSDMEKLAKATGAKVVTNVKDLTAEDLGHADLVEERKIAGESMIFVEGCKNPKAVTILIRGGTEHVIDEVERALEDAIKVVKDVMEDGYVLPAGGAGEIELSIKLDEYAKQVGGKEALAIENFADALKIIPKTLAENAGLDTVEMLVKVISEHKNRGRAIGIDIFEGEPADMLAKGIIEPLRVKKQAIKSASEAAIMILRIDDVIAAKISKPEGGQGGMPGGMGGMGGMDMGM; encoded by the coding sequence ATGGCACAGCTTAGCGGACAGCCGGTTGTTATTCTGCCTGAGGGGACTCAGAGGTACGTTGGAAGGGACGCCCAGAGGCTCAACATTCTCGCCGCGAGGATAATCGCGGAGACTGTTAGAACGACCCTCGGCCCGAAGGGCATGGACAAGATGCTCGTGGACAGCCTCGGTGACGTTGTTGTCACCAACGATGGAGCCACGATCCTCGACAGGATAGACCTTCAGCACCCAGCCGCGAAGATGATGGTTGAGGTTGCTAAGACCCAGGATAAGGAGGCCGGTGATGGAACCACTACCGCCGTTGTCATCGCTGGCGAGCTTCTCAGGAAGGCTGAAGAATTACTCGACCAGAACATCCACCCCAGCATCATCGTTAAGGGTTACACCATGGCCGCCGAGAAGGCCCAGGAGATACTCGAGGACATCGCCATAGAGGTCACCCCGGATGACGAAGAGACCCTCATGAGGATAGCCATGACCTCGATAACCGGCAAGAACGCCGAGAGCCACAAGGAGCTCTTCGCCAGGCTTGCCGTTGATGCCGTCAGGCAGGTCGCCGAGAAGAAGGACGGAAAGTTCGCCGTGGACATCGACAACATCAAGATTGAGAAGAAGGCCGGCGAGAGCGTCGAGGAGAGCGAGCTCGTTCGCGGTGTCGTCATCGACAAGGAGCGCGTCCACCCCAGGATGCCAAAGAGGGTTGAGGGTGCCAAGATCGCTCTCATCAATGAGGCCCTTGAGGTCAAGAAGACCGAGACCGACGCGAAGATAAACATCACCAGCCCCGACCAGCTCATGAGCTTCCTTGAGCAGGAGGAGAAGATGCTCAAGGAGATGGTCGACCAGATCGCCGCCACCGGTGCGAACGTTCTCTTCGTCCAGAAGGGCATCGACGACCTCGCCCAGCACTACCTCGCCAAGTACGGCATCCTCGCCGTCAGGCGCGTTAAGAAGAGCGACATGGAGAAGCTCGCGAAAGCTACTGGCGCCAAGGTCGTTACCAACGTTAAGGACCTCACCGCCGAGGACCTCGGCCACGCCGACCTCGTTGAGGAGCGCAAGATTGCCGGCGAGAGCATGATCTTCGTCGAGGGCTGCAAGAACCCGAAGGCCGTCACGATACTCATCAGGGGCGGCACCGAGCACGTCATCGACGAGGTTGAGCGCGCCCTTGAGGACGCCATCAAGGTTGTCAAGGACGTCATGGAAGATGGCTACGTCCTTCCGGCCGGAGGTGCTGGCGAGATAGAGCTCAGCATCAAGCTCGACGAGTACGCCAAGCAGGTTGGCGGCAAGGAGGCTCTCGCCATCGAGAACTTCGCCGATGCCCTCAAGATAATCCCGAAGACCCTCGCAGAAAATGCTGGCCTCGACACCGTCGAGATGCTCGTCAAGGTAATCAGCGAGCACAAGAACAGGGGCAGGGCCATAGGCATCGACATCTTTGAGGGAGAGCCGGCCGACATGCTCGCCAAGGGCATCATCGAGCCGCTCCGCGTCAAGAAGCAGGCCATCAAGAGCGCCAGCGAGGCTGCCATAATGATCCTCAGGATCGACGACGTCATCGCCGCCAAGATAAGCAAGCCCGAAGGCGGCCAGGGTGGAATGCCCGGCGGCATGGGTGGAATGGGCGGCATGGACATGGGCATGTGA